In bacterium, the sequence CGCCTCGCGTCGATGGGCGTGGAGCTGCAGGTCTGGAGCGGCTCCTTCGACATCGAGGTCCCGTTCCACGCGGTCGGCGAGCTGGCCAGCGAGTGCCGTCCCCTCGACCGGGACTCGGTCCCCCTCGAAGTCAGCATTCGCTACCAGGCCTGCGACGACGAGACCTGCCTGCTCCCGAAGACCGAGACCTTCCGCTTCGACGTGCCCCTCGACGTCGTCGACATCCCGAAGCTCGCGATGCACACGGGGCACGGTCAGCGCGAGGGCAACTTCGACGCGCAGCCCCATCTCCAGCGACTTCTCAAGCGGAAGTTCAAGGAGAGCCCCCTCGGCTTCCTCCGCCACGCAGCCCTCGCCGTCCGCCTGAACATCGCCGCAAGGCTCCGCGCCCGCCGCGGCGAATCGAAGCCCTGACCGAGCGCGCCTTACGCCCGCCCGATCCGCCGAGCGCCCGCAGGCGGCCGATGAGGCAACGGATCAGCCTCCTTGCAGGACGTGCCCCGGGAGAGCGCCGGTGTGCTTGTTCTGCTCGAGCACGACCTCGCCGTTCACGATCGTGGCGACATAGCCGCGCGCGTCGACGACGAAGCGCTCGCTCTCCGCCGGAAAATCCTTCGCGAGCCAGGTGTCGCCCTTCGCGAGCTGGTCGAGGTCGATCAGGACGAGATCCGCGAAGTACCCCTCGCGGATCGCGCCGCGATCGCGGATCCCGTGCACGATCGCCGGCATGTAGGCCAGCTTGAACACCGCCTGCTCGAGCGAGAGGACGTCCGGCACGAAGTCGGTCAGCAGGTTCGTCGTGTAGTCGGCGCCCACGAACGAGGCGAGATGGGCCCCCCCGTCGGACGAGCCCGCCATGGCGAAGGGCTCCCGCATGACCTGCGCACAGATCTGGTCCATGTAGGCCGCCGCCTCGGGCGCGGTCACCATGTTGAACCAGGTTTCGAGCCCCTCGGAGAGCGCCAGATCGAGGAAGGCGTCGACGCCGCTCTGGCCCGCCGCCTCGGCGAGCTCCGCGATCGTCTTGCCGACCTTGTCCTGGTTCGCCGGATCGGCGACCTGCTCGACCGCGAGATTGGCCCAGGTCATGCCGATCGTCGTCGCCGCTTCGGCCTCGAACTCGACCGCCAGCTCGGCACGCGACGCCGGATCGCGCAGCCGCTCGCTCCGCTCGGGCTCCGCCAGGCAGAGCACCTCGCGCCACTTCTTCATGTCGTCGAAGACGAAGGTATCGGAGAGCTTCACGTGGATCCCGCCGCGATTGGTCGCGAACTGCGGATGGAAGCGCCCGCCCTTCTCGTTCTGTTCCTTGCACCACTGGAGCGACTTCGACCAGCTCTCGGGGTCTTCGCCGCTCGGGAAGAGCAGGTTGAGCTCGACGGGTCGGCCGGAGGCCTCGTGCATGCGGATCATCAGCTCGCGATCCGCGTCGTCGTACCCGCGCCCGAAGCTGCGCGGGATGATCTCGACGGCGCCGCGATCGAATTCCGAGAGCACCCCCGAAAGCGCCACGACCTCGTCCGCGGTCGCGTGGTTGCTCGGCACCTCCCGACCGTCTTCACCGACGTGGAGGTCGAGCTGCGACGTCGAGAAACCGATCGCCCCCTCGCGCATCGCCGCGCGAACGAGCTCCTTCATCTGCTCGATCTCTTCGGGCGTCGCCTCGCGCTCCGAGGCGTCGTCTCCCATCACGAAGCGACGCACCGCCGAGTGGCCGACGTAGCTCGCCACGTTGACGCCGACCTTGCCCTCGAAGCGCCCCCAGTAGTCCCCGTGGCCGCCGCCCTCGAACTTGAGCCCCTCGGCGAGCGCGGCCCGGCTCATGCCTTCGACCCGCGAGAGCATGCCCGCCAGCCAGTCGACGTCCTCCGGCTTCGCCGGCGCGAGGGTGAAGCCGCAGTTGCCCGCCAGGACCGTCGTGATGCCGTGCCAGCAGGAGGGCGTCACGATCGGATCCCAGTCGAGCTGGACGTCGTAGTGGGTGTGGATGTCGATGAAGCCGGGGGTCAGGACGAGCCCCTTCGCCTCGATCGTGTGCGTCGCGTCGGTGTCGATCCGGCCGATCTTGGCGATCCGATCGCCCTTCACGCCGACGTCGGCCACGTAGGCGGGAATGCCGGTGCCGTCGACGACGCGGGCACCCTTGATGACGAGATCGAATTCGGGAGTGGACATCTTCATTCTCCTTCTGGATCGCGCCGAGGGCGCGAAGGTCGGTTCCGGGTCTTCGTTCAGCCGATCGCTTCGGCGCTCCGCAGGGTCGCGATCGCGTCCCCGTCGAGACCGAGCTCGGCGGCGAGCACCTCGTTCGTATGCTCCCCGAGCGTGGGCGGGGGAACCATTTCGACGTCGTTCGCCGACATGCGCGGCGCCCAGCCGAAGAGGCGGACCTCGCCCTCGTCCGGGTGGGGCAGCGTCTTCACGAAGTCGCGCTCGACGAGATGCGGATCGGTGTACAGCTCCTGGGTGTCCATCGTCGCCGCGCAGGGCACCTCCGCCTCGCCGAGGATGCGCATGACGTCGTGCTTGCTCCGCTCGAGCGTCCACTTCTCGATCTCGTCGTGGAGCTCCGGTGTCCGCTCGAAGCGCTTCATGAAGTCGTCGAACCGCTCGTCGGTGATCAGGTCCGGCCGATCGATCGCCATGTAGAACCGGTCGATGTGCGTGTCCGTCACGGTCAGCACGAAGGCGTAGTCGTTCGGCCCGCCGCCCTTGCACGCATAGAGCCCCGACGGCGCGGCGCCGACCTGCGATCCGTTCCGCGGGACCGGATTCCGGCCCCAGTTCCCGGTGTTCGCGAGGTGCGTACGCATGTAGTAGGTGATCGCCTCGTGCATCGAGATCTCGATCCGCTGCCCCTCGCCGGTCCGCAGCTTCTGGACGTAGGCCGCCAGGATCGACATGCCGAGCTGCATCCCGGTTCCCGAGTCTCCGACCGTCACACCGGGCAGGGTCGGCGGGCCGTCCGGAGCGCCGGTCATCGAGAAGGTCCCCGCCGCGGCCTGGGCGCACATGTCGTAGGACAGATACTTCGCGTACGGGCCCTCGCTCCCGTATCCCTTGATCGAGGCGAAGATGACCGCGGGATGGACCGCCTTGAACTGGTCGTAACCGAGATCCATCCGTTCCATCACGCCCGGCGCGTAGTTCTCGATCACGACATCGAATCTGGGCACGAGGTCGAGGAGGACCTGTCGCCCCTCCGGCTTGCGGAGATTGAGCACGACGCTCCGCTTGTTCGCGTTCCAGTGCCAGAAGTAGGCC encodes:
- a CDS encoding CoA transferase, with translation MPALDGMRILDLSQYEAGPSCTQALAWMGADVVKVEAPGFGDPGRNLAGTSAYFWHWNANKRSVVLNLRKPEGRQVLLDLVPRFDVVIENYAPGVMERMDLGYDQFKAVHPAVIFASIKGYGSEGPYAKYLSYDMCAQAAAGTFSMTGAPDGPPTLPGVTVGDSGTGMQLGMSILAAYVQKLRTGEGQRIEISMHEAITYYMRTHLANTGNWGRNPVPRNGSQVGAAPSGLYACKGGGPNDYAFVLTVTDTHIDRFYMAIDRPDLITDERFDDFMKRFERTPELHDEIEKWTLERSKHDVMRILGEAEVPCAATMDTQELYTDPHLVERDFVKTLPHPDEGEVRLFGWAPRMSANDVEMVPPPTLGEHTNEVLAAELGLDGDAIATLRSAEAIG
- a CDS encoding protein-disulfide reductase DsbD N-terminal domain-containing protein gives rise to the protein MSKSFHGSYKIRDSPEALLDAALGRAQLDHVDAAPAQGDEAVRVQVALRGGRGTLRQGIVRHAIARFELTDGFHLYGDPVPEGMIATRVEVSGPPGLVVHDPVLPPTEPLRLASMGVELQVWSGSFDIEVPFHAVGELASECRPLDRDSVPLEVSIRYQACDDETCLLPKTETFRFDVPLDVVDIPKLAMHTGHGQREGNFDAQPHLQRLLKRKFKESPLGFLRHAALAVRLNIAARLRARRGESKP
- a CDS encoding amidohydrolase family protein; protein product: MSTPEFDLVIKGARVVDGTGIPAYVADVGVKGDRIAKIGRIDTDATHTIEAKGLVLTPGFIDIHTHYDVQLDWDPIVTPSCWHGITTVLAGNCGFTLAPAKPEDVDWLAGMLSRVEGMSRAALAEGLKFEGGGHGDYWGRFEGKVGVNVASYVGHSAVRRFVMGDDASEREATPEEIEQMKELVRAAMREGAIGFSTSQLDLHVGEDGREVPSNHATADEVVALSGVLSEFDRGAVEIIPRSFGRGYDDADRELMIRMHEASGRPVELNLLFPSGEDPESWSKSLQWCKEQNEKGGRFHPQFATNRGGIHVKLSDTFVFDDMKKWREVLCLAEPERSERLRDPASRAELAVEFEAEAATTIGMTWANLAVEQVADPANQDKVGKTIAELAEAAGQSGVDAFLDLALSEGLETWFNMVTAPEAAAYMDQICAQVMREPFAMAGSSDGGAHLASFVGADYTTNLLTDFVPDVLSLEQAVFKLAYMPAIVHGIRDRGAIREGYFADLVLIDLDQLAKGDTWLAKDFPAESERFVVDARGYVATIVNGEVVLEQNKHTGALPGHVLQGG